In Dermacentor variabilis isolate Ectoservices chromosome 7, ASM5094787v1, whole genome shotgun sequence, a genomic segment contains:
- the LOC142588412 gene encoding distal membrane arm assembly component 2 has product MLRRLPSMLTTSAVVANLGSMSLRSTRCLSSRGNIEWEHKKKQRPINISDDYVATDSAPNMLERAGSFFKGLSVDFASSLQKMPAFFTREAAFERKLYREKMQRLSSQKFFAERHGILGPDLAAASFLVFRGALVKFHGKDEWFMKRKDDEMGLPIKYEPGWVIEAIDAANAELYYEGLDNLTCLEGLKTLRLAGNPNVDDWFLDRLSQFKETLEHLDISGCPQITEHGLAVLYRLRKLKTITLGHLSHVKHLKLVGLMLEEAIPGCKVLGINYIDSDASSEQAKESTSREAHQNPQERPEQLFPSAEKTENNFEGSETRSAKQST; this is encoded by the exons ATGCTGCGACGTCTTCCCAGCATGCTGACCACCTCCGCTGTTGTGGCGAACCTCGGGAGCATGTCGCTACGAAGCACTCGCTGCCTCAGCAGCCGTGGAAACATTGAGTGGGAGCATAAGAAGAAACAGAGGCCCATCAACATAAGCGATGACTACGTGGCTACTGACTCGGCGCCCAACATGCTCGAAAGGGCGGGCTCGTTTTTCAAGGGATTGAGCGTCGATTTTGCGTCCTCCTTGCAAAAgatgccggccttcttcacgcgGGAAGCTGCCTTCGAGCGCAAGCTGTATCGCGAAAAGATGCAGCGTCTGTCTAGCCAAAA ATTCTTTGCAGAGCGCCACGGTATCCTGGGCCCTGATCTAGCAGCTGCATCATTCCTTGTATTCCGAGGAGCACTTGTCAAGTTCCATGGCAAGGACGAGTGGTTCATGAAGAGAAAGGATGACGAAATGGGCCTTCCTATAAAGTATGAACCAGGCTGGGTCATCGAAGCCATTGATGCTGCAAATGCTGAGCTCTATTACGAGGGCTTGGACAATCTCA CGTGTCTCGAGGGTTTGAAGACTCTACGGCTGGCTGGCAATCCAAACGTTGATGACTGGTTTCTGGACAGACTGAGCCAGTTCAAGGAGACCTTAGAACATCTGGACATATCTGGGTGCCCCCAGATCACAGAACACGGCTTGGCTGTTTTATACAGGCTGAG GAAGTTAAAGACCATAACACTGGGCCACTTGTCTCATGTTAAACACCTCAAGCTGGTTGGCTTAATGCTGGAGGAAGCCATACCTGGCTGCAAAGTACTTGGCATCAATTATATAGACTCAGATGCATCATCTGAGCAGGCGAAGGAGTCGACGTCCAGAGAAGCCCATCAAAACCCGCAGGAACGACCAGAGCAACTGTTTCCATCGGCAGAAAAAACGGAAAACAATTTTGAAGGATCCGAGACAAGAAGCGCTAAGCAGAGCACATGA